The window GGGATTTTTAAATCTAATAAACTCTACCTGACGATACTCCGCCGTCTCTGCGGCGGGGAGTTTTCATTCGGGATTTAAGAGGAGTACAAAACGACAGCCTTTGATAAGGACAGGCCTTTATCCGCCTGATGAAAGTAATTTAGTGAGTACAAAGCGTGACTTAACAAGAAGGACAGAGAAAAAGCCTTGACAATGAAAAATGGACTGTTTTATACTTCACCCATGTTTTACAAACACCTGCTTTTAGCAAAGATTCTTTTCGGTGCAGCCTGGCATATAAGGGCCGAGGCTGATGAGGGATTCTATTAGCTGATAGCAGGTAATTCAGGAGAACCTCAAAGGCCACGGCAATAAACGCCGTGGCCTTTTTTTGTTTTATACATAAGAAATTATAACCACAGAGGCACGGAGATATTTTAGAAAAGAGATAATTGAGCCGCAGATTTGTTTGGATTTTAAAGAGGATTCATTCCTTATATAACTGTAAGGTATACAAAGAGGAGGCGTTGTTATGAGTAATAGAAAAAAGGAGATAAAAGACAGAGCCGTTATTATTGAGCTACTCAATACCTGCCATACCGGCAGGCTGGGGACTGTCGGCAAAGACGGCTACCCAATGGTTAAGCCGCTCAATTTCGTGCATCATGAAGGGAAGATATATTTTCATACTGCAAAGGAAGGGGAGAAGATTGACGACATAAAGAGGGACAGCCGGGTCTGCTTTGAAGTGGACCTCCCGATAGCCTATGTAAGGGCAAAGAATCAACCCTGTGAGGCCGAATATCTCTACAGGAGCGTTATCATAAAAGGCAGTGCCCATATTGTTGAAGACAGTGAGGAAAAACTATTTGCCCTGAAATGCCTGATGGAAAAATATCAGCCTG of the bacterium BMS3Abin08 genome contains:
- a CDS encoding pyridoxamine 5'-phosphate oxidase — translated: MSNRKKEIKDRAVIIELLNTCHTGRLGTVGKDGYPMVKPLNFVHHEGKIYFHTAKEGEKIDDIKRDSRVCFEVDLPIAYVRAKNQPCEAEYLYRSVIIKGSAHIVEDSEEKLFALKCLMEKYQPEANYGEFPEEKLAITGIVGIDIEEMTGKEDLGKGSLKDAVLKALRDRVQLPIVLE